In the Candidatus Methylomirabilota bacterium genome, one interval contains:
- a CDS encoding sigma-70 family RNA polymerase sigma factor: MPDLPRPKRSVGGGGPPEPADVELLRRMQLGEEAGLELLYARYGGLIFTLALRIVGDPELAREVLQDTFLRCWDGSESFDPGRGRVPWWLMGIARNRAIDVLRSRSHQARLREREPLAVVIGEPSQPNATDSFTMRHAVASALQGLPIAQRQAIELAYYGGLTQTEIAHELGAPLGTIKSRTREAMDRLRALLWPLIEPPREASEGRD; this comes from the coding sequence ATGCCTGATCTTCCTCGGCCCAAGAGGTCGGTGGGGGGCGGCGGTCCGCCCGAGCCGGCAGATGTCGAGCTCCTACGCCGGATGCAGCTCGGGGAGGAGGCTGGACTCGAGCTCCTCTACGCGCGCTACGGGGGACTCATCTTCACCCTCGCGCTGCGGATCGTGGGGGATCCCGAGCTGGCCCGCGAGGTGCTGCAGGATACCTTTCTGCGCTGCTGGGACGGGAGCGAATCCTTCGACCCCGGGCGAGGACGAGTGCCATGGTGGCTCATGGGCATCGCTCGGAACCGCGCCATCGACGTCTTGCGCAGTCGGTCCCATCAGGCCCGCTTGCGGGAAAGGGAGCCGCTGGCCGTGGTCATCGGCGAACCCAGTCAGCCGAACGCGACGGACTCCTTTACGATGCGGCACGCCGTGGCCAGCGCGCTCCAGGGTCTGCCGATCGCGCAGCGCCAGGCCATCGAATTGGCCTACTACGGAGGACTTACCCAAACGGAGATCGCCCACGAGCTGGGCGCGCCGCTGGGAACGATCAAGAGTCGGACGCGCGAGGCGATGGATCGGCTACGTGCCTTGCTCTGGCCGCTCATCGAGCCACCACGGGAGGCGTCGGAAGGCCGTGACTGA
- a CDS encoding anti-sigma factor — protein MTEEHEHPTENLAAYVLGALEGPERIRVESHVATCTTCASLLEQYRGVVGALPLGLDPVPPPAEAWEAIRAEASRRRPRGPEWARSKGLSNWRRVMWPVLTALAASLLVWNVVLQLELARRPPGPEVEALARRPGRLVIFTGTGAPGAGGRLLVAIDGHHGHLAVAGLRPLPPERTYQLWFVRSGAPTVTGGTFTVDSRGRAWASVTVPVSLDEARAIAVTEEPMPGSVAPTGNDLLEAKVWR, from the coding sequence GTGACTGAAGAGCACGAGCATCCCACCGAGAACCTTGCCGCGTACGTCTTGGGAGCCCTCGAGGGCCCCGAGCGGATACGCGTCGAGAGTCACGTCGCCACATGCACGACGTGCGCGAGCTTACTGGAACAGTACCGGGGCGTCGTCGGCGCGCTGCCGCTCGGGCTCGATCCGGTGCCGCCTCCGGCCGAAGCCTGGGAGGCGATCCGAGCGGAAGCCTCGCGGCGCCGACCCCGGGGTCCCGAGTGGGCGAGGAGCAAGGGGCTGTCAAACTGGCGGCGAGTGATGTGGCCGGTTCTGACCGCGCTTGCCGCGTCGCTGTTGGTCTGGAACGTGGTCCTTCAACTGGAGCTCGCGCGTCGCCCGCCGGGGCCGGAGGTGGAAGCCCTGGCCCGCCGGCCGGGACGGCTTGTCATCTTTACGGGGACGGGCGCACCGGGTGCGGGTGGGCGGCTTCTCGTCGCTATCGACGGCCACCATGGACATCTCGCGGTAGCCGGGCTGCGCCCACTACCACCAGAGCGGACCTACCAGCTCTGGTTCGTGCGATCGGGCGCGCCCACGGTGACTGGTGGCACGTTCACCGTTGATTCACGCGGCCGCGCATGGGCAAGCGTCACGGTCCCCGTCTCACTCGACGAAGCACGAGCGATCGCCGTCACGGAGGAGCCGATGCCTGGGAGTGTCGCTCCGACGGGCAATGATCTCTTAGAGGCCAAGGTTTGGCGATGA